The Aedes albopictus strain Foshan chromosome 1, AalbF5, whole genome shotgun sequence genomic interval ttgtcagaatcaatcgtgcggcacatcaaacttcatgatttgtcgaaacatgaaggaaaatagtccttccaggCTCCTAAGACCCCCTCGGAAACGGCCTGGCTATAcctggaatgttccgggtgcccccagggatgtgacaaaagtgtccATTTCctcaatgttatcaaaatcaaccgtgcgacacctctaacttcatgattcgttgaaacacaaaggaaaatagtccttctaggcccttacggccccttgggaccggtctggccgtacccggaatgttccggatgccctcagggaagtggtcatttctcaaacatagtcaaaatcaaccgtgcggcacctctaactccataatatgttgaaacataaagaaaaacagtccttctaggcccttatggccccttgggaccggtctggccatacccggaatgttccggatgcccgcagggaagtggtcatttctcaaacatagtcaaaatcaatcgtgcgacacctctatcttcatgattcgttgaaacataaaggaaaatagtccttctagacCAATATGGCTCCTTGGGACCGgtttggccatacccggaatgttccggatgccctcagggaagtggtaatttctcaaacatagtcaaaatcaatcgtgcggcacctctaactccatgatttgttgaaacataaagaaAAATAGTCCTTTTATGCCCTTATGGCCcattgggaccggtctggccatacccggaatgttccggatgcccgcagggaagtggtcatttctcaaacatagtcaaaatcaatcgtgcgacacctctatcttcatgattcgtTGAAACATGAAGAAAAATAGTCCTTCTAGACCAATATGGCTCCTTGGGACCGgtttggccatacccggaatgttccggatgtccCCCGGGAAGTGAtcatttctgaaacattttcaaaatcacctcaaacttcatgatttgtcgaaacatgaaggataacagttcttttaggctcccatgaccccttagagtaATTGTGGCCACACTCGAGATGCTCCGGATGTCtccaggaaagtggtcaaaattGCCTTTTCCAcgacgttggtcaaatcaatcgtgcggcccCTTAAACTTCATCATTTGCCAAAACGTGGAGGAAAATTGTCCTTCTAGGTTCTTATGACCCCACGGGAACGACCTGGcaatacccggaatgttccggatgcccgcAGGGAAGtgttcatttctcaaacatagtcaaaatcaatcgtgcgacacctctatcttcatgattcgtTGAAACATAAAGAAAAATAGTCCTTTTAGACCAATATGGCTCCTTGGGACCGgtttggccatacccggaatgttccggatgtccCCCGGGAAGTGAtcatttctgaaacattttcaaaatcacctcaaacttcatgatttgtcgaaacatgaaggataacagttcttttaggctcccatgaccccttagagtaATTGTGGCCACACTCGAGATGCTCCGGATGTCtccaggaaagtggtcaaaattGCCTTTTCCAcgacgttggtcaaatcaatcgtgcggcacctcaaacttcatgatttataaAACGTGGTGGAAAAtggtccttctaggcccttatgacccctcgggaatgacctggccatacccggaatgttccgggtgcccccaggaacttGACAAAAGTGGAAACTTCCACAACGTCACCGTCCGTGCGACACTTATAACTTCATGATGTTGAAACATAAAgaaaaatagtccttctaggcccttatgaccAGAGTTGTTCCCTGttactatcaatggtaggcaaaccgccgattttgatagactgactgcgatccaagtcagcgtgtcaccgtcacttttctttttccattacaactggactgattgcgatggcgggtagatatcactgatctttaaaattcttttaaaaattaaaataaacccTTACtgtgatgaaatttgaatatgtggtacagcattacaagttttgtatgttggtcattaaaaattttgagttttgtataaaatcgccaaaatatcagttcagttgctatgatagcACTCTGGAGTGCaggtcagtatcaagtcgttaccggtcactatcgttttgatattgatcagcctacagtgatagtgatggtggtgcaaaatcagttgTCAAATGACATGTCTGATATTTCGCAGCTCTGCTTATGaccccttgggaccggtctggcctcaTCCGGCcaggggaagtggtcatttctcaaatatGTATTGTCAAAATCAGTCgtacgacacctcaaatttcatgatttgtcaaaacatgaGAGAAAACAGTCCTGTTGGCGCGTGTGATGCATTCGGAACTAGAATACCATTTTGAGAGCAGCTTCTATTCCAAGCAGCTTCAAAAACTGCAATTTATTAAATGATTAATAAATTAACAGTAAGTAATTACATTATTTAACGACATTACGCTATAGTATTAGTTCACGCACTAATCTCCCAACAGCAGTGCACACTTCATCGTTGTTCTATCTTTCACGAACTAAAACGCACTGTTCTTTGTACGCTACCTCCAACAGGCAGTTACTGTATCGAACGTCGCTCTTtcttcagggttgccagttccacaagaccctaacgtataggaactattcgcaacaAGTCCTTTTAGGCCGAACGCTCTTTGTCGTTGTTTTGAGTGTTCAAGGGCCAACTCCTTTGCAAGCTAGTCCAGAAATTTACGTTTTCTGGATTTATCGTTGCGGTAGTAACTAGGGTTGCTGATGTGAGCAGAAAATATGCATTGTGGCTGCAACTGTCAATGATTCACCTGTCTGTTCTGCGTTTACATGCGACACCACCTTTCAACTTATTATAAAGCAGATCCACATTCGGCTTTGGCGTCGATTTTTCAGCCTTGTCCTGAAAATTAAggcgccattagactgtttgtcgtaatgccaaatatttgtcattgtagtccgacattcatcaggattcacgttgtgttggccttttgtcgagcttgtttggccaaatatttgtcatgtgtaatggAACCTTTACAGTAGTTCCCGTGGTAAATCCGAAACGAACTCTGTGAGGTCTCAAATAGTCAAAGGTCTTCAGGATGATTATTTTCATAGCATCACTTTGAGATGTCGCAAGATTGATGACGACAACGTTGTAGTAATGCCTAGGGTAATGCTATCCTCGACCATTTCCTCACGGGGAATACTGGACATTTCTAACAATCAAAGGATCAAGACTCACTATTTTCTTTTATGCTTTGACAAATCGTTAAGTCCAAGGTATCACACTATTAGTTTCCACAGCCTCCCGGAGGACTTCTGGGACATATCCGGTGTGGCAAAGTTGTTTCCAAGGGGCCTTGGGAACCTAGAATGGCTATTTTCATGACGTTTGAGATATCGCACGAATgatcaacgttgtggaaatgACAATATTGACCACATTCCTGGGGTCATCCGGAACATTTCGGGTGTGGTCATTCCAGGACCATcctaaggggtcatgggaaccTTAAAGGACTgtcatccttcatgtttcgacgaaACATGAAGTTTAAGgtatcgcacggttgatttttgAACATTTGCGAAATCACCCCATCACTGGGGCCATCCGGTACATTCCAGGTGTGGCTAGACCGATCCCAAGGGTCCATAATGGCCTAGAAGGACTATTCTCCTCTTTGTTTCAACAAataatgaagttagaggtgttgcACGTTCGATTTTGACAACTTTGTGGAAACGGGCACTTGGTCACTTACctgggggcatccggaacatACCATGGCCAGGCCGTTCCCGAGAGGTGAGAAGATACTGGAAGGAATATTTTTTGtggttcgacaaatcatgaagttcgaggtgttgcacgattgatttgaccaacgttttagaaatgaccactttcctgggggcatcCAGAACATTCCGGATGTGGCCAGAACCATTCTAAGgagtcatgggagcctaaaaggactgtTATTCttcatgtttcaacaaatcatgaagtttgaggtgtcacacggttgattttgacaacgttgtggaaatggccacttttgacacatcccagggggcacccggaacattccgggtattgCCAGGTCGTTCCCGTGGGGTCATAAGAACCTAGAAGGACAATTTTCCTCCACGTTTTGGCAAATGATGAAGTTTAAGgggccgcacgattgatttgaccaacgtcgTGGAAAAGGCaattttgaccactttcctgggagcatccggaacattccgggtgtgGCCAcaaccactctaaggggtcatgggagcctaaaaagACTGTAATCCTtcatgttttgacaaatcatgaagtttgaagtgtcacacggctgattttgaatatgtttgagaaatgaccacttccctgagggcattcgTATAATtacgggtatggccagaccgatccCAGGGGGCCATAAGGGCATAAAATgactattttcctttatgtttcaacaaatcatggagttagaggtgccgcacggttgatttggactatgtttgagaaatgaccacttccctgagggcatccggaacattccgggtacggccagaccggtcccaaggggccgtaagggcctagaaggactattttcctttgtgtttcaacgaatcatgaagttagaggtgtcgcacggttgattttgataacattgagGAAATggacacttttgtcacatccctgggggcacccggaacattccaggTATAGCCAGGCCGTTTCCGAGGGGGTCTTAGGAGcctggaaggactattttccttcatgtttcgacaaatcatgaagtttgatgtgccgcacgattgattctgacaatgttcctagaatggccactttggtcacttccctgggggcacccggcacatatccggttcatgagactgcttgattgcctcatttcaagtcaatggttccttgcagttatatagtttctgtattcctggcgtataatatgtgcaaatttccaaaataacaatagatgcagagtaaaatgcattcatgtgtcattttccggccggtcatgaccccaacggaatctggaataactccggaacggaaggGTGAACCGGTCCCGTATGGTGGTCCTTGAAAATTTGGACAAatctggagcgaatgcaattgacttcaaaaaaatcggttgggaaatgaatttttcatagctgattctagattcgaaaatcatccaaaattgacgttgggtacgcgaaggttaacaaAGCGAGCGTGCCAGAACATCATCGGACTGGTCGAAACTAGAACGCGCACCATCAGCTAGTATTCACTATGCTGATGAAAGCAAACAACCATCCCCCACAGCCGCACACCAGCATGTGACTGGGAGAGATGGAAACATCTACCCAGTGTAGATGAACAAACAAGAAAACCACTAAGAGCACTAACACAAAGCTCCCTTCTTCTCCCACAGGAAAGTGACAAATAAAAAATGAAGCACTATCTCACCGTGAAAGCCAAGCAGGAGGGCGAAATTGACCCCTGGGCAATCGGTGAAACAATCGAAACCTTCGAgctaaaaataaccaaaattgaacAACAAAAGAATGGGGAGTATCTGATTTCAACTGAGGACGAGGACACGGCAGAGAGGCTCCGGACACTGATACGGATCGACGATGGCACGGAGGTCGAAGTCATCCGGCATCCATCCCTAAATGGATGCAAAGGAGTAATCAAGTGCCAGCAATAAGCACCAAGACCGAACAAGAGATCCTGGACCACCTGAAGGCCCAAAAGGTCACGAGGGTGCAGGCGCGAGGGGAAAACGGGATCTTTATCCTCTCCTTTGACCTTCCGCAACCGCCGAAGGAGATAAAGGTCGGCGTCCTCACAACCAAGGTCTGCACATTCTACCCGCGCCCGATGATCTGCCGGAAGTGCTACATGTTTGGGCACACAGCGAGTTCATGCAGGAACAATCCGGCGTGCGAAACATGCGGCCAGTACCACGAGGGACGATGCCCCCACTCAAGTGCCGAAActgtgggggagggggggggggcacaCCTTCCTACCGATCAAAAATGTAAGGTCTATAAGCAAGAGATGAGTATTAACCGGATGATGGTGGATAAGGGCATACCCGCCATCAAGGCCCGGGCAATGCTCAGGAAGGATACCAAGAAAGGGTATATAGTACCGCCCAAAGCTGCTCCGGAGGCGCGACGAGTCACTTCACAAGTCAAGAAACCCGAACCGCCCAGGGAAGGTAGCAGCAAGCCCACTGGATCGAAAAGAAAGAGCGCTCCGACCCCGC includes:
- the LOC134286936 gene encoding uncharacterized protein LOC134286936 produces the protein MQRSNQVPAISTKTEQEILDHLKAQKVTRVQARGENGIFILSFDLPQPPKEIKVGVLTTKVCTFYPRPMICRKCYMFGHTASSCRNNPACETCGQYHEGRCPHSSAETVGEGGGAHLPTDQKCKVYKQEMSINRMMVDKGIPAIKARAMLRKDTKKGYIVPPKAAPEARRVTSQVKKPEPPREGSSKPTGSKRKSAPTPLVTVNINSSSSSEDDEENIVPPNKAPPAGRSIK